The Pyrenophora tritici-repentis strain M4 chromosome 3, whole genome shotgun sequence genome has a window encoding:
- a CDS encoding fungal specific transcription factor domain containing protein yields the protein MFHTFQSSVNVRSPGGDSDNAAKPSRPPGSRRISTSNACVECRRRKIRCDGTQPCGQCQWYQHPEACGYSKPAQRVVPSRKLVDKLSNTLELYKTILTKLYGTKNLESLASLPREELLELALSSTAANSTTSPSAADSQTCSEAQAGSDGAESLEALEQAPPEDPYWDEARKHQLRVQGISDDVNGLSMSVDRLSSYVGVSSITAALKVIVRCAPQARSFISNNNQETALPSRASSPPPGLADDRPDALPPPEHGQQLIESYFDRVHPFFPLIDERKFWSTYLYNNRSDSPWLALLNMVFALGSLASQAADNETHHIYFTRSRKHLSLESFGSGNLEVLQALAIMSGYYMHYLNRPNEAHSLMGGTLRMATALGLHREYSERSDASRQTKGVSEEDSISPEMRRRIWWSLFCLDSWASTTTGRPSLGRMGPSITVMRPGTAANAIQTIPPPNSPQYIEQLKILPIIHASAFCQIATKIQDRLVECPLLSSVETASYDAQLVKWHEDLPSMLSKPDEPCPNFLRRTRLVMKWRFQNIRIILHRPILLTTALRHASWASLSADEKVSVGKCRFIACKTIEDISRDCMPDLLSGWNAVWFCFQACMVPLVSLFSDPSVPEEVEKWKASIKTALNFFEAVKDWSIAAKKSKDAVARLYAAYKTQASTLSQQTQTPVPQMPYPQQYQQPCHTQTHTHFPVPGTSNCPAMTNSQTTNYGQQQQPAFIQYNPATPGWVNTGNDPAILNNFWDDMMWDTNLPDMLETPFGIATDYDSTAIETTQHAPNTHDPIARHIPRSQDDLESQSPPSYTPDNDPYSLSSAIKPESELALIRANTSRKRDGCGGPLTLNSTARSAQKLEAFYSSQNENIERLLKPVADHRRAAKEEDTANHLKYKIAVIGSFAANILLAVLQLYAAVSSKSLSLFTTMADSLFDPLSNLTLIMCNRAVARVDARKFPSGKARIETAGNLCFCALMITVSVVIIVESIRTVAEHSGPETNDFFLPSVIAVAVAFSTKFSLFLYCWAIRNKYSQVRILWEDHRNDLFINGFGILTSVGGSKLKWWIDPMGAMILSVLIIFLWSRTAYSEFQLLIGVTADTGMLQHITYISMTHSPQIRQIDTVRAYHSGPRLIVEVDIVMDPEDTLRSTHDIAEELQIKLESLPDVERAYVHVDYETDHRPEHFLKKEL from the exons ATGTTTCACACTTTTCAGTCGTCAGTCAACGTGCGCTCGCCCGGCGGGGACAGCGACAACGCCGCGAAGCCCTCACGGCCACCAGGATCTCGGCGGATATCGACCAGCAACGCATGTGTCGAATGCAGGAGACGCAAGATCCGCTGCGATGGCACACAGCCATGTGGGCAGTGCCAATGGTACCAACATCCTGAGGCCTGTGGCTACTCTAAGCCTGCCCAAAGAGTGGTGCCCAGCAGGAA ACTAGTTGACAAGCTCTCTAACACTCTGGAGTTGTACAAGACAATTCTGACAAAGCTTTATGGGACAAAAAATCTGGAGTCCCTGGCGAGTCTCCCGCGGGAAGAGTTACTGGAGCTAGCATTGTCCTCTACAGCAGCCAACTCAACGACGTCACCATCAGCCGCCGACTCCCAGACTTGTTCCGAAGCACAGGCTGGCTCTGATGGAGCCGAAAGTCTAGAAGCGCTTGAGCAGGCTCCTCCCGAAGATCCTTACTGGGATGAAGCACGGAAGCATCAGCTACGTGTCCAAGGCATCTCTGATGACGTAAACGGATTGTCCATGTCTGTTGACCGTCTATCGTCTTACGTTGGTGTTTCTTCAATCACGGCAGCATTGAAGGTCATTGTACGATGCGCACCCCAGGCACGATCCTTTATTTCAAACAACAACCAGGAAACAGCGCTACCAAGCCGGGCAAGTTCTCCGCCACCTGGACTCGCAGATGACAGACCAGACGCACTACCACCTCCGGAGCACGGCCAACAACTCATTGAGAGTTACTTTGACCGTGTACATCCTTTCTTCCCGTTGATTGATGAACGCAAATTCTGGTCTACTTATCTCTACAACAATCGTAGCGACTCACCATGGCTAGCACTCTTGAACATGGTCTTTGCTCTAGGTTCGCTTGCATCCCAAGCTGCTGACAATGAGACCCACCATATCTACTTTACTCGCTCACGAAAGCATTTATCTCTAGAATCATTCGGCAGTGGCAACCTGGAGGTCCTTCAAGCTTTAGCTATCATGAGTGGATACTACATGCACTATCTCAATCGCCCTAACGAAGCCCACTCGCTCATGGGTGGTACGCTACGCATGGCGACTGCGCTAGGCTTACATCGCGAGTATTCGGAAAGAAGCGATGCAAGTCGACAAACGAAGGGTGTGAGTGAGGAAGACTCGATATCCCCTGAGATGAGGCGACGTATATGGTGGAGTCTGTTCTGTCTAGACTCGTGGGCGTCGACAACAACGGGCAGGCCTTCGTTGGGAAGAATGGGTCCCTCGATTACGGTCATGAGACCTGGCACTGCAGCCAACGCC ATTCAAACTATACCGCCTCCTAACAGTCCTCAATACATCGAGCAACTCAAAATTCTCCCTATAATTCACGCATCAGCATTCTGCCAGATCGCAACCAAGATCCAAGACCGTCTTGTCGAATGTCCCCTCCTGTCTTCGGTGGAAACGGCTAGCTACGACGCACAGCTTGTGAAGTGGCACGAAGACCTGCCTTCTATGCTGTCCAAACCTGACGAACCATGCCCAAATTTCCTCCGCCGTACCCGGTTGGTGATGAAATGGCGATTCCAAAACATCCGCATCATACTCCACCGACCCATACTCCTTACCACAGCACTCCGGCACGCCTCATGGGCTAGCCTCAGTGCAGATGAAAAGGTGTCGGTAGGAAAATGTAGGTTCATTGCTTGCAAGACAATCGAAGACATAAGCCGGGACTGCATGCCCGATCTCCTCTCAGGCTGGAACGCAGTCTGGTTCTGCTTCCAAGCCTGTATGGTCCCGCTTGTTTCTCTCTTCAGCGACCCAAGTGTACCTGAAGAAGTAGAAAAGTGGAAGGCCAGTATCAAGACGGCATTGAACTTCTTCGAGGCGGTCAAAGATTGGAGTATAGCCGCGAAGAAGAGTAAAGATGCTGTTGCGCGCTTATATGCCGCGTACAAGACACAGGCTTCGACACTATCTCAACAAACACAAACCCCAGTGCCGCAAATGCCCTACCCTCAACAGTATCAACAACCATGCCACACTCAGACACATACACATTTTCCTGTACCTGGCACATCAAATTGTCCTGCCATGACCAACTCGCAAACGACAAACTATGGacagcaacaacaacctgcGTTCATCCAATACAACCCCGCAACGCCCGGTTGGGTAAACACTGGCAACGACCCAGCTATCCTAAACAACTTCTGGGACGACATGATGTGGGACACCAACCTACCAGACATGCTGGAAACCCCCTTCGGAATCGCAACTGATTACGA TAGTACCGCGATAGAAACCACCCAACACGCACCCAACACCCACGACCCCATCGCACGCCACATCCCCCGCTCGCAAGATGATCTCGAATCGCAATCCCCGCCCTCCTACACCCCCGACAACGATCCATACTCGCTCTCCTCAGCCATAAAGCCGGAATCCGAACTCGCTCTCATCCGCGCAAACACCTCGCGCAAGCGCGACGGCTGCGGCGGTCCCCTCACCCTAAACAGCACCGCGCGCTCAGCCCAGAAACTCGAAGCCTTCTACTCGTCGCAAAACGAAAACATCGAGCGGCTCCTCAAACCAGTCGCTGACCACCGGCGCGCCgcaaaagaagaagacaCGGCGAACCATTTGAAATACAAGATCGCTGTCATCGGTTCCTTTGCCGCAAACATCTTGCTCGCGGTCCTGCAACTGTATGCGGCTGTGAGTTCCAAGTCGCTGTCGCTGTTCACCACAATGGCGGATTCACTGTTCGACCCTCTGTCTAATCTCACGCTGATAATGTGTAACCGCGCCGTCGCCCGCGTCGACGCGCGAAAGTTCCCCTCTGGAAAAGCGCGCATAGAAACAGCCGGTAACCTTTGTTTCTGCGCGCTCATGATCACCGTCTCCGTCGTCATCATCGTAGAATCTATTCGTACAGTTGCCGAGCACAGCGGGCCCGAGACGAATGATTTCTTCCTGCCGTCCGTGATTGCTGTTGCAGTGGCGTTTAGCACAAAGTTCAGCTTGTTTCTGTACTGTTGGGCCATCAGGAATAAGTACAGTCAAGTGCGTATTCTGTGGGAGGATCACAGGAATGATTTGTTTATTAATGGGTTTGGTATCTTGACGAGTGTCGGGGGGAGTAAGTTGAAGTGGTGGATTGATCCCATGGGCGCCATGATTTTGAGTGTTTTAATCATCTTTTTGTGGAGTAGGACTGCGTATAGCGAGTTTCAGCTGTTGATTGGGGTCACGGCTGATACGGGCATGTTGCAGCATATTACTTATATTT CTATGACACACTCCCCCCAAATCCGTCAAATCGACACCGTACGTGCCTACCACTCCGGCCCCCGCCTCATCGTCGAAGTAGACATTGTCATGGATCCAGAAGACACTCTCCGCAGCACACACGACATAGCAGAGGAGCTTCAAATCAAGCTTGAGAGTCTGCCTGATGTGGAGCGTGCCTATGTGCACGTGGATTATGAGACTGATCATCGGCCTGAGCACTTTTTGAAAAAGGAGTTGTGA
- a CDS encoding KAP95, Karyopherin (importin) beta produces the protein MALRTLATSNKNVGSAAAQFIASVAAIEIPRHQWPELMTQLVENVGQGSDSQKQSSLTTIGFVCDTDDAELRDALAHHSNAILTAVVQGARKEETNADVRVAAINALSDSIEFVRSNFDNEGERNYIMQVICEATQADDSRIQQGSYGCLNRIMGLYYDKMRFYMEKALFGLTIQGMKSDEEDVAKLAVEFWCTVCEEEIAIEDDNTQAQAEGSTELREYFNFARVATQEVVPVLLELLAKQDEDADDNEYNTSRAAYQCLQLWAQCVGSGVMPPVLAFIEKYIRSEDWHYRDASVSAFGAIMEGPEESVLDPIVKQALPTLIGMMDDQNMCVKDSAAYALGRICEAVPSALDAQQHLPPLIGALFNGLASNPKMAASCCWSLMNLADRFAGEPGCETNPLSPHFAQSVQSLLQVTERADADNTLRTAAYEVLNSFVNNAAGDSVHLVNELANVILERLEKSMALQSQVVNVEDKLTLEEMQTSLASVIMAIIQRMENDIGPQADRIMQALLSLLSSLPPKSSVPDTVFAAIGSIATALEEDFQKYMEAFSPFLYNALNNQEEPALCSMAIGLVADITRSLGEKVQPYCDAFMNALLNNLRSPALGNQLKPAILQCFGDIAHAIHGAFETYLTVVAQVLQQAGQVTLTTDGNYEMIDYITSLREGIMDAWDGCIVAMKSSGKTQLITPYMDSIFDLLRTIQADSNRTEALLRSSCGVIGDLADAFPNGEFREYFRHDFLTAMARETRANADFSGRTRDTARWAREQIKRQIGGNQAVMA, from the exons ATGGCCCTTCGCACACTGGCCACATCGAACAAGAATGTAGGCTCGGCTGCCGCACAATTCATCGCTTCCGTCGCCGCCATCGAGATACCCCGCCACCAGTGGCCCGAGTTGATGACCCAGCTCGTCGAGAACGTCGGCCAAGGCAGCGACAGCCAGAAGCAGTCGTCCCTCACCACAATCGGCTTTGTTTGTGACACAGACGATGCCGAGCTGAGGGACGCGTTAGCACACCACTCCAACGCGATCCTGACGGCCGTCGTCCAGGGTGCCCGCAAGGAAGAGACCAACGCCGACGTCCGTGTAGCCGCCATCAACGCTCTCAGCGACTCGATCGAGTTTGTTCGCTCCAACTTTGACAATGAAGGCGAGCGCAACTACATCATGCAGGTCATCTGCGAGGCCACACAGGCCGACGACAGCCGCATCCAGCAGGGTTCATACGGATGTCTTAACCGCATAATGGGTCTCTACTACGACAAGATGCGCTTCTATATGGAGAAGGCACTCTTTGGTCTCACAATCCAAGGAATGAAGAGTGATGAGGAGGACGTCGCCAAGCTGGCTGTTGAGTTCTGGTGCACCGTCTGCGAGGAAGAGATTGCGATTGAGGACGACAACACACAGGCCCAGGCCGAAGGCTCGACTGAGCTGCGCGAGTACTTCAACTTTGCCCGAGTCGCTACCCAGGAAGTAGTTCCTGTGCTACTGGAGCTTCTCGCCAAACAAGACGAAGACGCCGATGATAACGAGTACAACACCTCCCGCGCAGCATACCAATGTCTGCAGCTGTGGGCACAATGTGTAGGAAGTGGTGTAATGCCTCCGGTTCTTGCTTTCATCGAAAAGTACATCCGCTCAGAAGACTGGCATTATCGTGATGCGTCCGTCTCCGCTTTCGGTGCGATTATGGAAGGTCCCGAAGAATCAGTGCTAGACCCTATTGTTAAGCAAGCCCTGCCTACTCTAATTGGTATGATGGACGACCAGAACATGTGTGTCAAAGACTCGGCCGCTTACGCTCTGGGCCGTATTTGCGAAGCTGTTCCCAGTGCGCTTGACGCACAGCAGCACTTGCCTCCTCTGATCGGTGCCCTATTCAATGGCCTCGCTAGCAACCCcaagatggctgcatcatGCTGTTGGTCGCTGATGAACCTGGCTGACAGGTTCGCTGGGGAGCCGGGATGCGAGACCAACCCCCTATCGCCTCATTTTGCTCAGAGTGTACAGAGCCTCCTGCAGGTTACCGAGCGAGCCGACGCCGACAACACATTGCGCACGGCAGCGTACGAAGTACTCAACTCCTTCGTGAACAACGCTGCTGGCGACAGCGTTCATCTAGTCAACGAGCTCGCCAACGTGATCCTCGAACGCCTAGAAAAGTCCATGGCGCTCCAGTCGCAGGTTGTGAACGTCGAGGACAAGCTGACCCTGGAGGAGATGCAGACCAGCTTGGCGAGTGTCATCATGGCTATCATCCAGCGGATGGAGAATGATATTGGGCCTCAGGCAGATCGCATTATGCAGGCCTTGCTAAGTCTGCTGTCGTCTCTGCCACCCAAGTCTAGTGTCCCGGATACCGTATTTGCTGCCATTGGATCAATTGCGACGGCCCTTGAAGAGGATTTCCAAAAGTACATGGAGGCCTTCTCTCCGTTCTTGTACAACGCCCTCAACAACCAAGAAGAGCCTGCACTTTGCTCCATGGCCATCGGTCTGGTAGCTGATATCACTCGATCATTGGGCGAAAAGGTTCAGCCCTACTGCGACGCCTTCATGAACGCTCTCTTGAACAACCTTCGGAGTCCAGCCCTGGGTAACCAGCTCAAGCCGGCTATTCTGCAATGCTTCGGTGATATCGCGCATGCTATCCATGGCGCGTTCGAGACCTACCTGACTGTTGTTGCACAGGTACTCCAACAGGCTGGCCAGGTCACTCTGACGACCGACGGCAACTACGAGATGATTGACTACATCACTTCTCTTCGGGAAGGTATCATGGACGCATGGGATGGATGCATTGTTGCGATGAAGAGCAGCGGCAAGA CTCAACTCATCACTCCTTATATGGACTCGATCTTTGACCTCCTGAGAACTATTCAGGCGGATAGCAACCGCACTGAAGCCCTCCTCAGGTCTTCATGCGGTGTTATTGG TGATCTTGCCGATGCCTTCCCGAACGGTGAATTTAGGGAGTACTTCCGACACGACTTCCTGACCGCAATGGCGAGGGAGACGCGTGCGAACGCGGACTTTAGCGGTCGAACACGTGACACCGCTCGATGGGCACGAGAACAGATCAAGCGCCAGATTG GCGGCAACCAAGCCGTGATGGCCTGA
- a CDS encoding PTC1, Serine-threonine protein phosphatase: MGSSRDMTVVRIPLKSAKHHFGVSLSRGTRPYNEDAFQAGTIDLPAFAKRPPISLSGNGGSEGNSEVTPEVGATGDPQVFYFGVFDGHGGSECSGFLREQLHDYLEKATEQFELKSSLLQERNETQAGSLKAKGEASSGEQRKRDRESLDAIETHTPPGTQAIKPPQAGGGDQLPTAGSKSMDGPVDGVPSVKQSESVRKAEELEQQLVKQWKELVGGYFRRFKPEYFSLSAGGRGHPAEKDVIEKRHTSTPEIPDDTKEGIGIETVLEYAFLKADYDFVAAQVGKKEEDPVRADKALNDDDILGQPSRTTTKQIGGTKRFKGGSTCSVALISTPTPSPFWHPSSPSSLIIAHVGDTRILLCNTATGLAVPLTSNHHPALPEEATRLRRFAASFVTDSFGEERMSGLANTRAFGDMAHKRVGVSAEPEIRRIELSPAEYSFLVLCSDGVSGHLSDQEIVDIVKEAKTPEQAARDIVSFAVETATGSEGADNATGLVVRLGGWERRGEGGLGSLGTKEMRDWRKQEAENPRASGRM, encoded by the coding sequence ATGGGCTCGTCGCGCGACATGACGGTTGTTCGCATACCATTGAAGAGCGCAAAACATCATTTCGGCGTCTCACTATCAAGAGGCACGCGGCCATACAATGAAGATGCCTTTCAAGCAGGCACCATAGACCTCCCCGCTTTTGCAAAACGCCCGCCCATATCATTGAGTGGAAATGGAGGCAGCGAAGGGAATAGCGAGGTTACTCCAGAAGTAGGGGCGACGGGAGATCCCCAGGTCTTCTACTTTGGTGTCTTCGATGGACACGGCGGTTCCGAGTGCTCTGGCTTCCTGAGGGAGCAGCTGCACGACTACCTAGAAAAGGCCACAGAGCAATTCGAGCTCAAGAGCAGCCTCTTGCAAGAGAGGAATGAGACACAAGCCGGCAGCCTGAAAGCAAAGGGCGAGGCTTCTTCCGGAGAGCAAAGGAAGAGGGACAGGGAGAGCTTGGACGCTATCGAGACACATACGCCACCTGGCACACAAGCTATAAAGCCGCCGCAGGCTGGAGGTGGGGACCAATTGCCAACAGCGGGCTCAAAATCCATGGATGGGCCAGTGGATGGTGTCCCATCCGTCAAGCAGTCTGAGAGCGTGCGGAAAGCCGAAGAGCTAGAGCAGCAATTGGTCAAGCAATGGAAGGAGCTAGTTGGCGGATACTTTCGGCGATTCAAGCCCGAGTATTTCTCGCTGTCTGCCGGTGGGCGAGGTCACCCTGCTGAGAAGGACGTGATTGAGAAGCGTCACACAAGCACGCCAGAGATACCAGATGACACCAAAGAAGGCATTGGCATTGAAACTGTCCTCGAGTACGCTTTCCTCAAAGCCGACTACGACTTTGTTGCAGCTCAGGTTGGCAAAAAGGAGGAGGATCCCGTGCGCGCAGATAAGGCTCTGAACGACGATGATATCCTCGGCCAGCCCTCACGCACCACTACCAAGCAGATTGGAGGCACAAAACGCTTCAAGGGTGGTAGCACATGCAGTGTGGCCCTCATCTCTACACCTACACCATCACCCTTTTGGCATCCATCATCACCTTCTTCCCTCATCATAGCACACGTGGGCGATACCAGGATCCTCTTGTGCAACACGGCCACCGGACTAGCTGTCCCGCTGACATCGAACCACCACCCCGCCTTACCCGAGGAAGCCACTCGCCTTCGACGTTTTGCTGCATCGTTTGTCACGGACTCCTTTGGCGAGGAGCGCATGTCTGGACTCGCTAACACGCGCGCGTTCGGCGACATGGCCCACAAACGCGTCGGAGTGTCGGCAGAGCCTGAGATTCGTAGGATAGAGCTCTCGCCTGCCGAGTATTCCTTCCTCGTCTTGTGCTCCGACGGCGTATCTGGTCACCTGTCTGACCAAGAGATAGTCGACATTGTCAAAGAGGCAAAGACACCAGAACAGGCAGCTCGGGACATTGTCAGCTTTGCCGTTGAGACGGCAACAGGCAGTGAAGGCGCAGATAATGCGACTGGGTTAGTTGTCCGGCTGGGTGGATGGGAGAGGAGGGGCGAAGGGGGACTGGGTAGCCTGGGTACCAAGGAGATGCGAGATTGGCGGAAGCAGGAAGCAGAGAACCCTAGAGCATCGGGACGCATGTAG
- a CDS encoding PAT1 multi-domain protein, producing the protein MIDAPPLSPSRPARLRNPSHSAATMPPPRLPHAAQPDPSFSLLLSLPRELRDRVYQFALVSRAPFWWPGKAPELATIDHRNVNVALLRANKQVYTETVDILYSQNKFLFTHPSDLNIFRVVTPPASTNITSVLFRIREKDLRIWTAYLGSRKEDRSLRHDLPKLRSVWVFLRCGTVSLPPGLQPVPAGAAGVGAAAMTGHVQATHHTLGQLHHSIAQVLGQGGGQLNNMNHIPPPPPPPPQAPAIPFLQFAQGALGGLGGHVPHHHHHPLPPLQAGQHHAPPNLQLLAQQVHQAHVNHQLNIPPPPPPGVPPTIDPHHLYNSFLRFEREIGVESLCLNLRDVLYPGVPDPSFNYGHGKVSSTSSKSTSGSLNNKNNNSKLPTEIKIMAMFRIPRRELERLIATYPGELKVEKSTMDARTKFRKMHGVDVSLELTGYPSLVEMGMEMTGVDMD; encoded by the coding sequence ATGATAGACGCGCCCCCGCTGTCTCCAAGCCGACCAGCGCGACTCCGCAACCCTTCACACAGCGCAGCAACCATGCCTCCACCACGACTCCCGCACGCTGCACAACCCGATCCGTCGTTTTCGCTTCTGCTATCGCTACCAAGGGAACTTCGCGACCGCGTCTATCAATTTGCGCTCGTATCGAGAGCGCCCTTTTGGTGGCCTGGCAAAGCCCCCGAGTTGGCCACCATTGACCACCGCAACGTCAATGTCGCTCTTCTTCGGGCGAATAAACAGGTCTATACCGAGACCGTGGACATACTTTACTCGCAAAACAAGTTCCTCTTTACGCACCCGAGCGATTTAAACATCTTCCGCGTCGTCACGCCTCCAGCCTCTACCAATATAACAAGTGTGCTCTTTCGCATTAGAGAGAAGGACCTGAGGATATGGACAGCTTACCTCGGTAGCAGGAAGGAAGACAGGAGTCTACGGCATGATTTGCCCAAGCTGAGGAGTGTATGGGTCTTCTTAAGATGTGGGACAGTGTCACTGCCACCAGGACTGCAACCAGTACCCGCAGGTGCCGCTGGAGTGGGCGCGGCAGCAATGACAGGACATGTCCAAGCTACTCACCATACTCTAGGACAGCTGCATCACAGCATCGCACAAGTCCTAGGACAAGGAGGTGGCCAGCTTAACAACATGAACCACATCCCgcctccccctccccctccccctcaAGCGCCCGCCATTCCCTTCTTACAGTTCGCACAAGGAGCTTTAGGAGGATTAGGTGGTCACGTACCGCACCACCATCATCATCCCCTACCGCCGCTTCAAGCCGGCCAACACCACGCCCCTCCAAACCTCCAGCTGCTAGCCCAGCAAGTCCACCAAGCCCATGTGAACCATCAACTGAACATTCCCCCGCCGCCTCCCCCAGGCGTACCACCAACCATCGACCCCCACCACCTCTACAACTCCTTCCTCCGCTTCGAGCGCGAAATCGGCGTCGAATCCCTCTGCCTCAACCTCCGCGACGTCCTGTACCCTGGCGTACCCGACCCTAGTTTCAACTATGGCCACGGAAAAGTCAGCAGTACATCTTCCAAGTCTACTTCGGGTTCCTTGAACAACAAAAACAATAACAGCAAATTGCCGACTGAAATCAAGATCATGGCAATGTTCAGGATACCAAGACGCGAACTTGAGAGACTGATTGCTACGTATCCTGGTGAATTGAAAGTGGAGAAGAGCACCATGGATGCGAGGACTAAGTTTAGGAAAATGCATGGGGTGGATGTTAGTTTAGAGTTGACGGGGTATCCGTCGTTGGTGGAGATGGGCATGGAGATGACGGGGGTGGATATGGACTGA